Proteins encoded within one genomic window of Methanosarcina barkeri str. Wiesmoor:
- a CDS encoding heavy-metal-associated domain-containing protein: MTQETIKVEGMSCMHCQMRVKKAVEAVEGVQKADVNLQTKQVTVDYEEGKVNLEKVKDAVREAGYEPA, from the coding sequence GTGACTCAAGAAACCATAAAAGTTGAAGGCATGTCCTGTATGCACTGTCAGATGAGAGTTAAAAAGGCAGTTGAAGCTGTAGAAGGTGTACAGAAAGCTGACGTAAATCTTCAGACCAAGCAGGTAACTGTTGATTATGAAGAAGGGAAGGTAAATCTTGAGAAGGTCAAAGATGCAGTCAGAGAAGCGGGGTATGAGCCCGCTTAA
- a CDS encoding dTDP-4-dehydrorhamnose 3,5-epimerase family protein — MQVMSMEDFNELEKPRVQKIPGFYGEKLIEGVFIRDMKLFSDERGLLTEVIRLDDENLKAQNIKQIIASYSYPGMIKGWHLHSKQEDHLFCATGMVKVALYDYREDSPTYKVINEIFMGEKYPRTIYIPPGIFHGTKNVGNDISVVIGMPSLFYNPEDVDERRVNPIDNDIIPYDWNCRME; from the coding sequence ATGCAAGTAATGAGTATGGAAGATTTTAATGAACTAGAAAAACCACGAGTTCAAAAAATTCCAGGATTTTACGGTGAAAAACTTATTGAAGGAGTTTTTATAAGGGATATGAAATTGTTCAGCGATGAAAGAGGGTTATTAACCGAGGTCATACGTTTAGACGATGAAAATCTGAAAGCACAAAATATCAAGCAGATAATTGCATCATATTCATATCCTGGAATGATCAAAGGTTGGCATCTCCATTCAAAACAAGAAGATCATCTATTTTGTGCTACTGGAATGGTAAAAGTTGCATTATACGATTATAGAGAAGATTCTCCCACTTACAAAGTTATTAATGAAATTTTTATGGGCGAAAAATATCCCCGTACTATTTACATCCCCCCGGGAATATTCCATGGTACAAAAAACGTAGGAAATGATATATCTGTGGTTATAGGGATGCCTTCCCTATTTTACAATCCCGAAGACGTGGACGAAAGACGAGTAAATCCTATTGACAATGATATCATTCCCTATGACTGGAACTGCAGAATGGAGTGA
- a CDS encoding flavin reductase family protein, which yields MILENFKRESIVPLPVAFISTISENGIRNIAPYSCFMPVLRPFDLVCVASAKRRDTLDNLKSTGEFVINMPVTDMADKVIPTASHVPPDVDEFELAGLKEKPSKKIKAPGIEGCYAWMECKLDHIIDEVYNGFPYALILGKVVYLEIEDSVYNKESGSWDLEKAKPLMMTGSDDGMHFCTVNDIGKFEPYGAMFKNGKDPLERIYKKEEGQECK from the coding sequence ATGATATTAGAAAATTTCAAAAGAGAGTCAATAGTACCCTTGCCAGTGGCATTCATATCAACAATCAGTGAAAATGGAATTAGAAATATAGCTCCATATTCTTGTTTTATGCCTGTTTTACGTCCATTTGATTTGGTTTGTGTAGCTTCAGCAAAAAGGAGAGATACATTAGATAATTTAAAAAGCACAGGGGAATTCGTTATTAACATGCCTGTTACTGATATGGCAGATAAAGTGATACCAACGGCTTCACACGTCCCTCCCGACGTTGACGAATTCGAATTAGCTGGTCTAAAGGAGAAACCTTCAAAAAAGATCAAGGCTCCAGGAATTGAAGGATGCTACGCATGGATGGAATGTAAACTGGATCACATAATTGATGAAGTATACAATGGCTTTCCTTACGCATTGATTCTTGGTAAAGTAGTGTATCTTGAGATAGAAGATAGCGTCTACAACAAAGAAAGTGGTTCCTGGGACTTAGAAAAAGCTAAACCATTAATGATGACAGGGTCAGACGATGGTATGCATTTCTGTACTGTCAACGATATTGGTAAATTTGAGCCTTATGGAGCTATGTTCAAGAACGGTAAAGATCCTCTAGAAAGGATATATAAAAAAGAGGAGGGTCAAGAATGCAAGTAA
- a CDS encoding P-loop NTPase: MKVLICGKGGSGKSTITALLAKSMAKKGYNVLVVDSDESNFGLHKQLGLEMPEDFMNYLGGKKTLGEKLMQAYKTGDTASIFDNKWQMSDIPEDYTVEKDNIKMITIGKIHDFGEGCACPMGALAKNFLINTETTPEDVVFVDTEAGIEHFGRGVEEGCDIVLMVLDPSYESIRLSEKINELAEKAGKPLYFILNRADKIGTQLMMETVDKNRILTSVPSNSEVFIAGFEGDELKVELPEIESVADFLISGIHS; the protein is encoded by the coding sequence ATGAAAGTTCTTATATGTGGAAAAGGTGGAAGCGGTAAGAGTACCATCACTGCTCTGCTTGCAAAATCCATGGCTAAAAAAGGTTACAACGTGCTTGTTGTTGACAGTGATGAGTCAAATTTCGGGCTTCATAAACAGCTAGGCCTTGAAATGCCCGAAGATTTCATGAATTATCTTGGAGGGAAAAAAACACTTGGAGAAAAACTAATGCAGGCGTATAAGACAGGAGACACTGCCAGTATTTTTGATAATAAATGGCAAATGTCTGATATTCCTGAAGATTATACTGTAGAAAAAGATAACATTAAAATGATAACCATAGGCAAGATCCATGATTTCGGAGAAGGATGTGCCTGTCCGATGGGAGCTCTTGCAAAGAATTTTCTGATAAACACAGAAACTACCCCTGAAGATGTTGTATTTGTGGATACTGAAGCTGGTATTGAACATTTTGGAAGAGGAGTTGAAGAAGGCTGCGACATTGTGTTAATGGTGCTTGATCCATCTTATGAATCCATAAGGCTTTCTGAAAAAATAAACGAACTTGCTGAGAAAGCCGGTAAGCCTCTATATTTTATTCTTAACCGTGCAGACAAAATAGGGACTCAGTTAATGATGGAAACCGTGGATAAAAATCGTATTCTGACTTCAGTTCCTTCAAACTCGGAGGTATTTATAGCAGGGTTTGAAGGAGACGAGCTAAAAGTGGAACTTCCAGAAATTGAGTCAGTTGCTGATTTTCTAATCTCAGGAATTCATTCTTGA
- a CDS encoding helix-turn-helix domain-containing protein, giving the protein MKKNSNGICLCPLEGIITIISKKWAIQAISALGHHSRLRFNDLMNALEGISPKSLTDLLKELQKEGLIQREAFPEIPPRVEYFLTDDGKELCEVIIPLIQWAEKRNNLHQEICNSTCKSTVFPSK; this is encoded by the coding sequence ATGAAAAAGAATAGTAATGGGATTTGTTTGTGCCCTCTCGAAGGGATTATCACCATAATATCCAAAAAATGGGCCATCCAGGCTATCAGTGCTCTTGGGCATCACAGTAGATTACGATTCAATGATCTCATGAATGCCCTTGAGGGTATCAGCCCAAAGTCACTTACCGACCTGTTAAAAGAACTCCAAAAAGAAGGTCTGATCCAACGAGAAGCATTTCCCGAGATACCTCCGAGGGTTGAATACTTTTTGACAGACGATGGAAAAGAGCTTTGTGAAGTAATAATTCCTTTAATACAATGGGCAGAGAAAAGGAATAATCTGCATCAGGAAATCTGTAATTCCACCTGCAAAAGCACAGTTTTTCCCTCTAAATAA
- a CDS encoding heavy-metal-associated domain-containing protein has translation MCWGGEHIGETTFIVDDMVCRYCKDMVTRLVTSINGVSRVNINIPKRTVNVAYDSRITDAYVIQMTLLKAGYKIVE, from the coding sequence TTGTGTTGGGGGGGTGAACACATCGGGGAGACAACATTCATAGTAGATGATATGGTATGCAGGTACTGCAAGGATATGGTCACAAGACTCGTTACCTCTATCAACGGGGTTTCCAGAGTAAACATTAATATTCCTAAAAGAACTGTAAATGTAGCCTATGATAGCCGGATAACTGATGCGTACGTTATACAGATGACTTTGCTTAAAGCTGGCTATAAAATCGTAGAATAG
- a CDS encoding heavy-metal-associated domain-containing protein: MTQEIIKVEGMSCMHCQLRVKKAVEAVEGVQRADVNLQTKQVTIDFEEGKENLKKVKAAIRETGYEPI; encoded by the coding sequence ATGACCCAAGAAATCATAAAAGTTGAAGGCATGTCCTGTATGCACTGCCAGTTGAGGGTTAAAAAGGCTGTTGAAGCTGTAGAAGGTGTACAGAGGGCAGACGTAAACCTTCAGACCAAACAGGTAACTATTGATTTTGAAGAAGGGAAAGAAAACCTCAAAAAGGTCAAGGCTGCAATTCGCGAAACCGGGTATGAGCCTATTTAA
- a CDS encoding SHOCT domain-containing protein — MDGFMDHYGYGMMGYGGIFFGLLFWILIIVLAYLLIRWFVEQNKTRGGAEKSALDIAKERYAKGEITEEEFEEMKKRLM, encoded by the coding sequence ATGGATGGATTTATGGATCATTACGGTTACGGCATGATGGGGTATGGAGGTATATTTTTCGGACTACTTTTCTGGATTCTCATAATTGTGCTAGCTTATTTGCTAATTAGGTGGTTTGTTGAGCAAAATAAAACTAGAGGAGGTGCAGAGAAGTCTGCGCTGGATATTGCAAAGGAAAGATACGCGAAAGGCGAAATTACTGAAGAAGAATTTGAAGAAATGAAAAAACGCTTGATGTGA
- a CDS encoding TSUP family transporter: MVVYEEIIYIALLTLLASLIGNMAGFGISTIMVPVLLIILPLPQTLLLVGIVHWFNDIWKILLFRKGIRWKLLLAFGLPGIFASFLGSSLSLRISREILSRALGVFLIAYVIFIIFNRTFKLSQKLSVAISSGTLTGFFAGIFGIGGEINAVTLSAFNLEKAVYVATAGAIAFMIDSTRIVTYILGGTRLDPILISGFLIFIPISLIGAMIGKREIEKIPQEKFRTFVAVFIFLFGLKLVLFP; encoded by the coding sequence ATGGTTGTCTATGAAGAAATTATCTATATAGCCCTGCTTACACTGCTGGCAAGCCTGATCGGGAATATGGCCGGATTTGGAATATCCACAATTATGGTGCCTGTCCTGCTGATTATCCTTCCTCTGCCTCAGACTTTACTCCTGGTGGGCATAGTTCACTGGTTTAATGATATTTGGAAGATACTCTTATTTCGGAAGGGAATAAGATGGAAACTTCTTCTTGCCTTCGGGCTTCCAGGAATCTTTGCCAGTTTCCTGGGATCATCCCTATCCTTGAGAATCTCAAGGGAAATTCTTTCAAGAGCTTTAGGGGTGTTCCTTATAGCCTACGTTATCTTCATCATTTTCAACCGAACTTTCAAACTGAGCCAGAAGTTATCAGTAGCAATATCCAGTGGAACCCTTACCGGATTTTTTGCAGGTATATTTGGCATAGGCGGGGAGATAAATGCCGTAACCTTGAGTGCTTTCAACCTGGAAAAAGCTGTTTATGTTGCAACTGCTGGCGCTATAGCTTTTATGATCGACTCTACAAGGATAGTGACGTATATCCTGGGAGGTACGAGACTTGACCCTATCCTTATATCAGGCTTTTTGATCTTCATACCTATCTCTTTAATTGGGGCAATGATCGGGAAAAGAGAAATTGAAAAAATACCCCAGGAAAAATTCAGGACTTTTGTGGCAGTTTTCATATTTCTATTCGGTTTGAAACTGGTGTTATTCCCTTAA
- a CDS encoding AarF/ABC1/UbiB kinase family protein: MLGKTKRYLEVMRVLLKYNLIPELYRDLRTDYISNPECTCTFDLENRQTAIKLRKAFEDLGPTFIKIGQTMSKRPDLVPHPYVIEMSNLQDKVKPIPFEEMAESLDLACVCEFETLEERKRKKTDAELKASRERKAKAFIEIFDSFDPEPIASGSIAQVYKGVLEGKTVAVKILRPNLIDIINIDLSILDDFRPVMIKVLGLGSNFDIDAFSLEIREMLTREVDLRTEAVNMRRFEDNFKNVKNVSVPRIYPDYCSANVLTMEFIKGTQIKDITNMPVPQSKKSEYTRIITKSYLKQVYIDGFYHADPHGGNMLVQENNTIAFIDFGAVGSIDDELKKNMLKFYYAINNRDVEGATQGFLKIGGADVRDVDIRRLRKDMDSLIANQNYGLEGRQSDNYAKLGLKYDIRLPGEFSTLQRAILLIEGVCLELDPKYNIKTIAIPVLMDAYKKLNTPKGTALHIEFSTEPMDEKAELRDAIREVTDKMEGMGDKFLFLKQKETRKTTFSKELYLAVLLIVSTYILLNGGVFSWVGLAGFAGSVLIALLLAFRGK; the protein is encoded by the coding sequence ATGCTGGGGAAAACAAAGCGTTACCTTGAGGTTATGAGGGTTCTTTTAAAGTACAACCTTATTCCGGAACTCTACCGAGATCTACGCACAGATTATATTTCAAATCCTGAGTGCACCTGTACTTTTGATCTAGAAAACAGGCAGACGGCTATAAAACTCAGGAAAGCTTTCGAAGATCTTGGGCCTACTTTTATCAAAATTGGACAGACCATGAGCAAGCGGCCTGATCTTGTTCCGCATCCTTATGTTATAGAAATGTCAAACCTTCAGGACAAGGTTAAGCCGATACCTTTTGAGGAGATGGCTGAATCCCTTGACCTTGCCTGTGTTTGCGAATTTGAGACACTTGAGGAACGAAAACGAAAAAAAACAGATGCAGAGCTTAAAGCTTCCCGGGAGAGAAAAGCAAAAGCTTTTATTGAAATCTTTGACAGCTTTGATCCGGAGCCCATTGCCAGTGGCTCGATTGCGCAGGTTTATAAAGGAGTTCTGGAAGGCAAAACTGTTGCTGTAAAGATCCTTCGCCCGAATCTAATTGATATTATAAATATCGACCTTTCTATCCTGGATGATTTCAGGCCGGTTATGATAAAGGTTCTCGGCCTCGGAAGTAATTTTGATATCGATGCTTTCTCGCTGGAGATCAGGGAGATGCTTACCCGCGAAGTTGACCTGAGAACCGAAGCCGTCAATATGCGGCGTTTTGAGGACAATTTCAAAAACGTAAAAAACGTGTCTGTGCCCAGGATCTATCCCGACTACTGTTCAGCCAATGTCCTTACAATGGAGTTCATAAAGGGAACTCAGATTAAGGATATAACCAATATGCCTGTGCCCCAGAGCAAGAAATCTGAATATACGCGTATCATCACTAAAAGTTATCTTAAACAAGTTTATATAGACGGCTTTTACCATGCTGACCCTCACGGTGGCAATATGCTGGTTCAGGAAAATAATACCATTGCTTTCATCGATTTCGGGGCTGTAGGCAGCATCGATGATGAGCTCAAAAAAAATATGCTGAAGTTTTACTATGCCATCAATAACAGGGATGTGGAAGGAGCAACCCAGGGTTTCCTGAAAATAGGGGGCGCCGATGTGCGAGATGTGGATATTCGCAGGCTCAGGAAAGATATGGATAGCCTGATTGCAAACCAGAACTACGGGCTTGAAGGCAGGCAGAGTGACAATTATGCAAAGCTCGGTTTGAAATACGATATTCGGTTGCCGGGAGAATTCTCAACTCTGCAGAGGGCGATCCTGCTAATCGAAGGAGTCTGCCTGGAACTGGATCCAAAATACAATATTAAAACCATTGCTATTCCTGTGCTGATGGACGCTTATAAAAAGCTTAATACTCCAAAAGGTACCGCTCTTCACATCGAATTTTCCACCGAGCCTATGGACGAAAAGGCTGAATTGAGAGATGCAATTCGAGAAGTCACCGATAAAATGGAAGGAATGGGGGATAAGTTTCTTTTCTTAAAGCAGAAGGAAACAAGGAAAACTACTTTTTCAAAAGAACTCTATCTGGCTGTCCTGCTTATTGTCTCAACTTACATACTGTTAAATGGAGGTGTTTTTTCCTGGGTAGGACTGGCTGGATTTGCAGGTTCGGTTCTGATAGCACTTCTCCTCGCATTTCGAGGTAAATAA
- a CDS encoding 30S ribosomal protein S15 — protein sequence MAKMHTKRKGKSSSTRPIRTEPPEWCKIGAEEVTTITLDLWKQGVSTAEIGMTLRDRYGVPDAKLITGKKITTILKENNVYPNVPEDLTNLIVKALRLRKHLSVNKKDVHNKRALNLTESKIRRLVKYYQQEKVLPRDWFYKPETAEMMITR from the coding sequence ATGGCAAAAATGCATACCAAAAGAAAAGGCAAATCATCTTCCACCAGGCCTATCAGAACCGAGCCGCCTGAGTGGTGCAAGATCGGCGCAGAAGAAGTTACTACAATCACTCTTGACCTCTGGAAACAGGGTGTCTCCACTGCCGAAATCGGAATGACTTTAAGGGACCGTTATGGAGTTCCTGATGCCAAGCTTATCACAGGCAAAAAGATCACAACCATTCTTAAGGAAAACAACGTTTATCCGAATGTTCCGGAAGACCTTACCAACCTGATTGTGAAGGCTCTGAGGCTCAGGAAGCATCTTTCTGTTAACAAGAAAGACGTCCACAACAAGCGTGCACTGAACCTTACTGAATCCAAGATCAGAAGGCTTGTTAAGTACTACCAGCAGGAAAAGGTACTTCCAAGAGATTGGTTCTACAAACCTGAAACTGCAGAAATGATGATTACCAGGTAA
- a CDS encoding ABC transporter ATP-binding protein, translating into MILSVEELEFLYRNRKILHEIAFSIEEGEIVAILGPNGVGKTTLLKCLNKILRPKGGTVHLDGNNLFDLGTMEIARLVGYVPQRVETGRLTAFDAVLLGRRPHIKWDVTEKDLQIVDSVFKLLSMEKLRLSYIDEMSGGELQKVAIARSLVQEPKVLLLDEPTSSLDMKNQVEILAIIRQIVLEHRIAAIMTMHDLNQALRYADRFIFLKEGKVHAQGGAEVITPQVIEEVYGLPVIIGEIAGMRCVVPGNPEVALVHNL; encoded by the coding sequence ATGATACTTTCAGTAGAGGAACTTGAATTTTTGTATCGCAACCGTAAAATTCTCCATGAAATAGCCTTTTCCATCGAGGAAGGAGAAATTGTAGCAATCCTTGGGCCCAATGGGGTTGGCAAGACTACACTTTTAAAATGTCTTAACAAAATTCTCCGCCCTAAAGGAGGAACAGTTCATCTTGATGGAAATAACCTTTTTGACCTGGGAACAATGGAGATCGCACGCCTTGTTGGGTATGTTCCCCAGCGGGTGGAAACCGGGAGGTTGACAGCTTTTGATGCAGTCCTGCTCGGAAGGCGGCCACATATCAAATGGGACGTCACCGAAAAAGACCTTCAAATAGTCGATTCCGTCTTCAAGTTACTTTCCATGGAAAAACTTCGCCTTTCATATATCGATGAAATGAGCGGAGGTGAACTCCAGAAGGTCGCAATTGCACGTTCACTCGTACAGGAACCAAAAGTCCTTCTTCTTGACGAACCTACAAGCAGCCTTGATATGAAAAATCAGGTTGAAATTCTGGCTATTATCAGGCAGATTGTCCTTGAGCACAGAATTGCAGCCATAATGACAATGCATGACCTTAACCAGGCCCTCAGGTACGCAGATAGGTTTATTTTCCTGAAAGAAGGGAAAGTTCATGCGCAAGGGGGCGCCGAGGTAATTACACCTCAGGTTATCGAGGAAGTGTATGGTTTGCCTGTAATTATCGGGGAGATTGCAGGTATGCGCTGTGTGGTTCCCGGAAATCCAGAAGTTGCACTTGTACATAACCTGTAA
- a CDS encoding iron ABC transporter permease → MHFAKGAVPEDYLVYIRRKYFWIMGGILFLFIMLIYSISVGAVTIPPYEVLQTITGHSVSTKWDLIIWNIRLPQALAAIVAGAGLSVAGVAMQSILRNPIASPFTLGISNAGAFGAAVSVVVLGTGKMQSTVANAVTINNPYLTTTVALFFCLLATGVILLISSIRGASPEVMVLAGVALSSLFTAGTAFLQYFADDTQLAAVVFWTFGDVGRVTWTELEMMTGVVLLAIIFFIANCWNYNAIDAGDETAKGLGVNVERTRLVGMVIAALVSAVIVAFLGVIGFIGLVCPHMVRRVIGDDQRYLIPGSTLFGGILLLASDTAARLIISPYVLPVSILTAFMGAPVFIYLLLKGYKR, encoded by the coding sequence GTGCATTTCGCCAAAGGAGCAGTTCCTGAAGATTATCTTGTATATATACGCAGAAAATACTTCTGGATAATGGGGGGGATTCTGTTCCTCTTTATTATGCTTATTTACTCGATCTCGGTAGGAGCGGTGACAATACCGCCTTATGAAGTACTGCAAACCATAACGGGGCACAGCGTTTCTACAAAATGGGATTTAATAATCTGGAACATCCGGCTCCCTCAAGCCCTGGCTGCAATAGTCGCAGGAGCCGGACTCTCGGTTGCAGGAGTTGCGATGCAGTCTATACTGCGTAATCCCATTGCATCTCCTTTCACACTTGGAATTTCAAATGCCGGTGCTTTCGGAGCTGCAGTGTCTGTTGTGGTTCTCGGTACCGGAAAAATGCAGTCTACAGTTGCAAATGCTGTGACAATTAACAACCCTTACCTGACAACAACGGTAGCCCTTTTCTTTTGCCTACTTGCGACCGGAGTGATCCTGCTAATCTCGAGTATACGGGGGGCTTCGCCTGAGGTAATGGTACTTGCAGGAGTTGCGCTTTCGTCTCTCTTTACCGCAGGCACGGCATTCCTCCAGTACTTTGCTGATGATACCCAGCTTGCAGCAGTCGTTTTCTGGACTTTTGGCGATGTAGGAAGAGTAACCTGGACGGAACTTGAGATGATGACTGGTGTTGTGCTGCTTGCAATTATATTCTTCATTGCCAATTGCTGGAACTACAACGCCATAGATGCAGGCGATGAGACCGCAAAGGGTCTTGGTGTCAATGTAGAAAGGACAAGGTTAGTAGGCATGGTAATCGCAGCCCTGGTTTCTGCAGTGATTGTTGCATTTCTTGGGGTAATAGGTTTTATAGGACTGGTCTGTCCTCATATGGTCAGAAGGGTCATAGGGGATGACCAGCGATACCTGATACCCGGTTCTACTCTGTTTGGAGGAATCCTGCTTCTGGCATCAGACACTGCAGCAAGGCTTATAATATCGCCATATGTGCTTCCCGTATCTATTCTTACTGCTTTCATGGGAGCACCTGTTTTCATATACTTACTTCTTAAGGGGTACAAACGATGA
- a CDS encoding iron ABC transporter substrate-binding protein, which yields MKLNYGNNIYKITFIGLLIAALVVASGCADKSSSDKNQEGSASSEASGVSGADKAAESGESTITDGFGREVTIPENAERVVCSGAGCLRYLVYLQAQEYVVGVDSMEKKENKNEGRPYVYANPQLKDYPLIGEARGNDDPEKIIEVNPQVILKASMIGQAAAPTATEADTLQDKTGIPVVAFPYGSLNNETQKAEVYSSLRIMGKAVGKQERAEEVINYINATMQDLENRTADIPESERKNVYIGGVGMAGAHGIIATEPAYAPFLWVNAKNVAAGMGVEHADIAKEALVDWDPEYIFIDVGTLQLGNEGAIGELKNDTSLAGLSAVKNKKVYGVIPYNFYSTNYDSVLANSYFIGKVLYPDRFKDIDPEAKADEIYTFFVGKPVFSDLNGHYSNMCFKQILQ from the coding sequence ATGAAGTTAAATTATGGTAATAATATATATAAAATTACTTTTATAGGATTGCTCATTGCTGCCCTGGTAGTGGCTTCAGGATGTGCGGACAAGTCCTCATCTGATAAGAATCAGGAAGGATCTGCTTCATCAGAAGCTTCAGGAGTTTCAGGTGCCGATAAGGCAGCAGAATCTGGAGAGTCTACAATCACGGACGGGTTTGGCAGGGAAGTCACCATACCTGAAAATGCGGAACGAGTTGTTTGCTCAGGAGCCGGGTGCCTGCGCTACCTCGTATACCTGCAAGCTCAGGAATACGTAGTAGGGGTTGACAGCATGGAGAAAAAAGAAAACAAAAACGAGGGTCGCCCTTATGTATATGCGAATCCCCAGCTCAAAGACTATCCTCTGATTGGAGAGGCCAGGGGCAATGATGACCCGGAGAAAATCATTGAAGTTAACCCTCAGGTTATTCTGAAAGCCAGTATGATTGGACAGGCAGCGGCACCTACTGCCACTGAAGCCGATACCCTTCAGGACAAAACCGGCATCCCTGTGGTTGCATTCCCTTACGGGTCTTTGAATAATGAGACACAAAAAGCTGAAGTGTACAGCTCTCTGAGGATAATGGGCAAGGCAGTAGGCAAACAGGAAAGAGCAGAGGAAGTAATCAATTACATCAATGCTACAATGCAAGACCTGGAAAACAGGACTGCCGACATTCCAGAATCTGAAAGAAAAAATGTCTATATTGGAGGAGTCGGTATGGCTGGAGCTCATGGAATTATTGCTACAGAACCTGCTTACGCGCCATTCCTCTGGGTAAATGCAAAGAATGTTGCAGCCGGAATGGGCGTAGAACATGCGGATATTGCTAAGGAAGCACTCGTAGACTGGGATCCCGAGTATATATTTATCGATGTTGGCACCCTCCAGCTTGGTAACGAAGGTGCAATTGGAGAACTGAAGAATGATACATCTCTCGCAGGACTTTCGGCTGTGAAGAACAAAAAGGTCTATGGAGTAATCCCTTACAACTTCTACAGCACCAACTATGATTCCGTACTTGCAAACTCTTATTTTATCGGAAAAGTGCTCTATCCGGACAGGTTTAAAGATATCGATCCGGAAGCAAAAGCTGACGAGATATACACTTTCTTCGTTGGTAAACCTGTATTTTCAGATCTGAATGGACATTACAGTAATATGTGCTTTAAACAAATTCTGCAATAA
- a CDS encoding iron ABC transporter substrate-binding protein codes for MKINHNNKLYKIILIGLLVAALVVTSGCTDKSTSGDNGSSPSEASGVSGADKAAESGESTITDGFGREVTIPENVERVVCSGAGCLRYLVYLQAQDDVVGVDSLEKEESAFEGRPYALANPQLKDYPLIGEFRGNDDPEKIISISPQVILKTGTSGQSAVTNGADADTLQNKTGIPVVMFPYGSLKNEEQEAEIYSSLRIMGQVVDKQERAEEVINYINATMQDLENRTADIPESERKTAYIGGVSMAGAHGIISTEPAYPPFLWVNAKNVAAGMGADHADIAKEALVDWDPEYIFIDIGTLQVGNEGAIGELKKDTSLSGLSAVKNKKVYGVIPYNYYSTNYESVLANAYFVGKVLYPDRFEDIDPEAKADEIYTFFVGKPVFSEINEQYDNLGFKSIPL; via the coding sequence ATGAAGATTAATCATAATAATAAATTATATAAAATTATTTTAATAGGATTGCTCGTTGCTGCCCTTGTAGTGACTTCAGGGTGCACGGACAAATCCACATCTGGTGATAATGGATCATCTCCATCAGAAGCTTCAGGAGTTTCAGGTGCCGATAAGGCAGCAGAATCTGGAGAGTCTACAATCACGGACGGGTTTGGCAGGGAAGTTACCATACCTGAAAATGTGGAAAGGGTTGTTTGCTCAGGAGCCGGATGCCTGCGTTATCTTGTATACCTGCAGGCTCAGGACGACGTAGTAGGGGTTGATAGCTTAGAGAAAGAGGAAAGCGCGTTTGAAGGTCGTCCCTATGCTCTTGCAAACCCTCAGCTTAAAGACTATCCCTTGATTGGGGAATTCAGAGGCAACGATGATCCTGAAAAGATAATTTCCATCAGTCCCCAGGTCATCCTGAAAACCGGCACAAGTGGCCAGTCGGCAGTAACCAATGGTGCTGATGCCGATACGCTTCAGAACAAAACTGGCATTCCTGTTGTCATGTTCCCTTACGGCTCTTTAAAGAACGAAGAGCAGGAAGCTGAAATATACAGTTCACTCCGGATAATGGGTCAGGTAGTAGACAAACAGGAAAGAGCAGAGGAAGTAATCAATTATATCAATGCTACAATGCAAGACCTGGAAAACAGGACTGCCGACATTCCGGAATCCGAAAGAAAAACTGCCTATATTGGTGGTGTGAGCATGGCTGGAGCTCATGGAATAATCTCAACGGAACCTGCTTATCCACCATTCCTCTGGGTGAATGCAAAGAATGTTGCAGCCGGAATGGGTGCAGATCATGCGGATATTGCTAAAGAAGCACTTGTAGACTGGGACCCAGAGTACATATTTATTGATATCGGCACTCTCCAGGTTGGTAACGAAGGAGCAATTGGAGAGCTTAAGAAGGATACATCTCTCTCAGGGCTCTCAGCTGTAAAGAATAAAAAGGTCTATGGAGTGATTCCATACAACTACTACAGCACCAACTATGAGTCTGTGCTTGCAAATGCTTATTTTGTGGGAAAAGTGCTTTATCCGGACAGGTTTGAAGATATAGATCCGGAAGCAAAAGCCGACGAAATTTATACATTCTTCGTTGGCAAACCCGTGTTCTCTGAAATTAATGAACAGTACGACAACCTTGGGTTCAAATCGATTCCACTGTAA